One genomic region from Roseinatronobacter sp. S2 encodes:
- a CDS encoding ABC transporter permease: MRRLFSKYRILLPVVSLALLLVATFYMQPRTMSYFGVNLLFNLAVPIALATVAQMCIMMVEDIDLSVGAFVSLAACVTATLLNDQPALGVAVLACLVAAYAVMGAVIHRLELPAIVVTLGMSFVWGGLALFILPTPGGASPGWLRSMMTSTPPMVPMAVVASVVIATVAHLLVIRSGIGTVLRGVGGNARSVARAGWPVIRLKALAYGLAGLFGVLAGMALVGLTTSADANIALRYTLLSIAGVILGGGEFTGGKVSPVGAVIGALTLTLAASFLSFLRLSPDWQIGAQGAILIIVLMARLLFTRRNARDG, from the coding sequence ATGCGCAGATTATTCTCAAAGTATCGCATTTTGCTTCCGGTTGTGTCGCTGGCGCTGCTGTTGGTGGCAACCTTCTATATGCAGCCCCGCACCATGAGCTATTTCGGGGTGAACCTGCTGTTCAATCTGGCCGTGCCCATCGCACTGGCGACGGTTGCCCAGATGTGCATCATGATGGTCGAAGATATTGATCTTTCGGTGGGGGCCTTTGTCAGTCTGGCCGCTTGTGTCACGGCAACGCTGCTGAACGATCAACCGGCGCTGGGGGTGGCGGTGCTGGCATGTCTGGTCGCGGCCTATGCGGTGATGGGTGCGGTGATCCACCGGCTGGAACTGCCTGCAATCGTTGTGACGCTGGGCATGTCGTTTGTCTGGGGTGGGCTGGCATTGTTCATCCTGCCCACGCCGGGCGGGGCAAGCCCGGGCTGGTTGCGCAGTATGATGACATCGACCCCGCCCATGGTGCCGATGGCTGTTGTGGCGTCGGTCGTGATTGCCACCGTGGCGCATCTGCTGGTGATCCGGTCCGGCATCGGCACTGTGCTGCGCGGCGTGGGCGGCAATGCGCGTTCGGTTGCGCGCGCGGGCTGGCCGGTGATCCGGCTGAAGGCGCTGGCCTATGGTCTGGCGGGACTGTTCGGCGTTCTTGCGGGCATGGCGCTGGTCGGGCTGACAACTTCGGCTGATGCCAATATTGCGCTGCGTTATACGCTTTTGTCCATCGCAGGCGTCATCCTTGGCGGGGGCGAATTTACCGGCGGCAAGGTCAGTCCGGTGGGCGCAGTGATTGGCGCATTGACACTGACGCTGGCGGCATCCTTCCTTAGCTTTTTGCGCCTGTCGCCCGACTGGCAGATAGGCGCGCAGGGCGCAATCCTGATCATTGTGCTGATGGCACGGCTGCTGTTCACGCGCCGCAACGCGCGCGACGGATAG
- a CDS encoding ABC transporter permease, protein MTTLISRPWIWSWLAAGGAFMLTMLLTEGRGAGELAYAALSFGAFAAIVGLGQMMVITLGPGNVDLSIPAVMTLSGTLALKAMGSVPGLELWGLGVAVAVGLGAGGANFALIYLLRLPPIIATLAASLVYQSVAIWSNRGLRVRPPEALADFATGRALGIPNVALVGLVLAVVVWVVLEGSIWGRWLLASGQNMRAARLAGVPVQLVRAVTYLTVSVLAAVAGYLLASFSGGASLNMGQEYLLMSIAVVVIGGTSIAGGNSNVPGVWGGALFMFLVVSMLNSYGFGAGVRLVLTGSIIIGIVIVASTRRARP, encoded by the coding sequence ATGACAACGCTTATTTCACGCCCCTGGATCTGGTCATGGCTTGCCGCCGGTGGCGCATTCATGCTGACGATGCTGCTGACCGAAGGGCGCGGCGCGGGCGAGCTTGCTTATGCCGCGCTGTCGTTCGGGGCCTTTGCCGCCATTGTCGGGCTGGGCCAGATGATGGTGATCACGCTGGGTCCGGGCAATGTTGATCTGTCGATCCCTGCTGTGATGACGCTGTCGGGCACGCTTGCGCTAAAGGCCATGGGGTCTGTTCCGGGCCTTGAGCTTTGGGGTCTGGGTGTCGCGGTCGCGGTCGGGCTGGGGGCGGGCGGGGCCAATTTCGCACTGATCTATCTGCTGCGTCTGCCGCCCATTATCGCCACGCTGGCTGCATCGCTGGTGTATCAGTCCGTTGCGATCTGGTCGAACCGGGGGCTGCGCGTCCGCCCGCCCGAAGCGCTTGCCGATTTCGCCACGGGCCGCGCCTTGGGCATTCCTAATGTCGCACTGGTCGGGCTGGTGCTGGCGGTCGTGGTCTGGGTGGTGCTGGAAGGCAGCATCTGGGGGCGCTGGCTGCTGGCATCGGGGCAGAACATGCGCGCAGCGCGGCTGGCCGGTGTTCCGGTGCAGCTGGTGCGCGCCGTCACTTACCTTACTGTTTCGGTTCTGGCGGCAGTGGCGGGCTATCTGCTGGCCAGCTTTTCAGGTGGCGCATCACTGAATATGGGGCAGGAATATCTGTTGATGTCCATCGCGGTGGTGGTCATCGGGGGCACATCGATTGCCGGGGGCAATTCCAATGTTCCCGGTGTCTGGGGGGGCGCGCTGTTCATGTTCCTTGTTGTGTCGATGCTGAATTCCTATGGCTTCGGCGCGGGCGTGCGGCTGGTTCTGACTGGCTCTATCATCATCGGCATTGTCATTGTTGCCAGCACGCGGAGGGCGCGCCCATGA
- a CDS encoding SMP-30/gluconolactonase/LRE family protein — protein sequence MISTPPHLEIHDNAFASLVHPMSQLERIATGFTWVEGPVWFGDHGCLLFSDIPSQRILRWSPDGVALFRQGSGFNNGNTRDRQGRLVGCRHGPRDVARTEHDGSLTVLASAYQGRRLNSPNDVVVSSDGAVWFTDPTYGIDSNFEGRRCDPEQDARHVFRIDPETGITAPVVSDFVQPNGLCFSPDETRLYIAESGSSHDDSVASVIRQFDVAGSTLTDAGVFAHIDHGLPDGIRTDEAGNLWSSAADGVHCFAPDGRLLGKILVPEVVANLCFGGPDGHRLFITATTSVYCIFVDIKGAEPWTQGAGPM from the coding sequence ATGATCTCGACACCGCCGCATCTGGAAATCCATGACAATGCCTTTGCTTCGCTTGTCCACCCCATGTCGCAACTGGAACGGATTGCCACCGGTTTCACCTGGGTTGAAGGGCCGGTCTGGTTTGGTGATCACGGCTGCCTGTTGTTTTCCGACATCCCGTCCCAGCGGATACTGCGCTGGTCGCCCGATGGGGTGGCACTGTTCCGGCAGGGGTCGGGGTTCAACAATGGCAACACGCGCGACCGGCAGGGGCGGCTGGTCGGCTGTCGCCACGGGCCCCGCGATGTTGCCCGCACCGAGCATGATGGCAGCCTGACCGTGCTGGCATCCGCGTATCAGGGGCGGCGGCTGAATTCGCCCAATGATGTGGTTGTCAGTTCGGACGGCGCAGTGTGGTTCACCGATCCGACCTATGGAATCGATTCCAATTTTGAGGGGCGGCGCTGCGATCCCGAACAGGACGCGCGGCATGTGTTCCGCATTGATCCCGAAACCGGCATCACCGCGCCGGTTGTGTCGGATTTTGTGCAGCCGAACGGGCTGTGTTTTTCGCCCGACGAAACCCGCCTTTATATTGCCGAAAGCGGGTCGAGCCATGATGACAGCGTGGCATCCGTGATCCGCCAGTTTGATGTCGCTGGCAGCACGCTGACTGATGCAGGCGTTTTTGCCCATATTGACCACGGCCTGCCCGATGGCATCCGCACCGATGAAGCGGGAAACCTGTGGTCATCGGCAGCAGACGGTGTGCATTGCTTCGCGCCCGATGGCCGCCTTCTGGGCAAGATACTGGTGCCAGAGGTGGTGGCGAACCTGTGTTTCGGCGGGCCTGACGGTCACCGGCTGTTCATTACCGCAACAACATCGGTTTATTGCATATTCGTGGACATAAAGGGCGCCGAACCCTGGACACAGGGCGCAGGGCCCATGTGA
- a CDS encoding ABC transporter ATP-binding protein: MKMPKVSAGRAAGVTLKRLHKSFGAVEVLRDINLQIAPGEFVVFVGPSGCGKSTLLRLIAGLEDVTAGDVFIGNEDVTEKDPSDRGIAMVFQTYALYPHMSVAQNMGFGLKAAGWPKAEIAQKVSDAAAVLKLTDYLDRKPGQLSGGQRQRVAIGRAIVRNPDVFLFDEPLSNLDAELRVGMRLEITRLHRELGITMIYVTHDQTEAMTLADKIVVLRAGKVEQIGAPADLYEDPDNAFVAGFIGSPAMNFFPAVMAENGQIAVGDSRIAAPPLTQPPAIGTKITLGVRPEHFEIGDNGADPHALVFDVEFTEYLGGSSYCYGTTGNGLACTLEAPRGLKLPAGHRTPLRVDTRYLRIFAADGQRIR, encoded by the coding sequence ATGAAAATGCCAAAAGTCAGCGCAGGTCGCGCCGCTGGAGTCACCCTGAAACGGCTGCACAAATCCTTCGGCGCAGTGGAAGTTCTTCGTGACATCAACCTTCAGATCGCACCGGGCGAATTTGTTGTCTTTGTCGGCCCGTCGGGGTGCGGAAAATCAACCTTGCTGCGCCTTATTGCGGGGCTGGAAGATGTAACAGCAGGGGATGTGTTCATCGGCAATGAGGACGTGACCGAAAAAGACCCATCCGACCGGGGCATCGCGATGGTGTTTCAGACCTACGCGCTTTATCCACATATGAGCGTGGCGCAGAATATGGGCTTCGGACTGAAAGCAGCCGGATGGCCCAAGGCCGAAATTGCACAAAAGGTCAGTGATGCAGCCGCCGTGCTGAAGCTGACAGACTATCTGGACCGCAAACCCGGCCAGCTTTCGGGCGGTCAGCGCCAGCGCGTGGCCATTGGGCGCGCCATCGTGCGCAACCCCGATGTGTTCCTGTTTGACGAGCCGCTGTCCAATCTGGATGCCGAACTTCGCGTCGGCATGCGCCTTGAAATCACGCGCCTGCACCGGGAACTGGGGATCACCATGATCTATGTAACCCATGACCAGACAGAAGCCATGACGCTGGCCGACAAGATTGTCGTTCTGCGCGCCGGCAAAGTGGAACAAATCGGCGCGCCTGCTGATCTTTATGAAGACCCCGATAATGCCTTTGTGGCTGGCTTCATAGGGTCGCCCGCGATGAATTTCTTTCCCGCCGTGATGGCGGAAAATGGTCAGATCGCAGTGGGGGACAGCAGGATCGCGGCGCCCCCCCTGACCCAACCGCCCGCCATCGGTACGAAAATTACGCTTGGCGTGCGTCCGGAGCATTTTGAAATAGGGGACAACGGGGCTGATCCGCACGCGCTTGTTTTCGATGTGGAATTCACTGAATATCTGGGCGGTAGTTCCTATTGCTACGGCACAACCGGCAACGGTCTTGCCTGCACGCTGGAAGCGCCGCGCGGTCTGAAATTGCCTGCGGGTCATCGCACACCGCTTCGCGTTGACACGCGGTATTTGCGCATCTTCGCCGCGGACGGCCAGCGTATCCGTTAA
- a CDS encoding glycoside hydrolase family 127 protein — protein MNEHTPTAHAKFRPLSVDKVHVGGFFGPRINTICAVTARTLFDRCIEARMLDQVDPDRPNPGLVIPFQHGNTVTTQMFWDSDFGKSIETAAYALNHCPDPELEAMVDQVIDAYGRLQMEDGYLNSWYIRIEPGQRWTNLRDRHELYNAGHLIEGAVAYFHATGKRRFLDIMCRYADHIAQVFGPGDGQRKGYPGHPELELALVKLGRVTGDQRYLDLAKFFVDQRGQSPNYFEHEAQARGEGEGGFYFGTLEYCQAHKPVREQDRVVGHAVRAAYLYAGMADVATEFGDDTLTEPLEKLWSHLVDRNLYIHGGFGPSAQNEGLTFDYDLPNATAYAETCAAVALVFWASRMLGRGPDGRFADIMEQALYNNALSGLSLDGTKFFYDNPLESLGDHHRWTWHRCPCCPPNISRLVASIGSYFYGVSDSEIAVHLYNSSRAEIALAGGNVTLEQVTDYPNDGTILISMQTDRPLDFALSLRIPGWARTATVTVNGDPAATAPRAGYIRIQRRWQAGDQVVLTLDLSPRRVFAHPRVTMNQGRVALMHGPFAYCIEEADNGPDLNSLILADDAPLTAEPSGDLGGIVRLGASVLREGTVSQALYDSAPPARSPATLTAIPYYLWDNRAPGAMLTWIRREG, from the coding sequence ATGAACGAACATACCCCCACCGCCCACGCAAAATTCCGGCCCCTGTCGGTTGACAAGGTCCATGTCGGCGGCTTCTTCGGCCCGCGGATCAACACCATATGCGCTGTCACCGCGCGCACGCTGTTTGATCGCTGTATCGAGGCACGGATGCTTGATCAGGTGGATCCAGACCGTCCGAACCCCGGTCTGGTTATCCCCTTTCAGCATGGCAATACTGTTACCACCCAGATGTTCTGGGACAGCGATTTCGGCAAATCCATTGAAACCGCCGCCTATGCGCTGAACCACTGCCCCGACCCCGAACTGGAAGCAATGGTGGATCAGGTGATCGACGCCTATGGCCGGTTGCAGATGGAAGATGGCTATCTGAATTCCTGGTATATCCGCATCGAACCGGGCCAGCGCTGGACCAACCTGCGCGACCGGCATGAATTGTATAATGCAGGCCATCTGATTGAAGGGGCGGTCGCCTATTTCCATGCGACGGGCAAGCGCCGGTTTCTGGATATCATGTGCCGCTACGCCGACCATATCGCGCAGGTCTTCGGCCCCGGTGACGGGCAGCGCAAGGGCTATCCCGGTCACCCGGAACTGGAACTGGCCCTGGTGAAACTGGGTCGGGTCACCGGCGACCAACGCTATCTTGATCTGGCGAAATTTTTTGTCGATCAGCGCGGCCAGTCGCCCAACTATTTCGAGCACGAAGCGCAGGCGCGCGGCGAGGGGGAAGGCGGGTTTTATTTCGGCACGCTGGAATATTGTCAGGCCCACAAGCCCGTGCGCGAACAGGACCGGGTGGTGGGCCATGCGGTGCGCGCGGCCTATCTTTATGCGGGTATGGCAGATGTCGCGACTGAATTTGGCGATGACACACTGACCGAACCGCTGGAAAAACTGTGGTCGCATCTGGTGGATCGCAACCTGTATATCCATGGCGGGTTTGGCCCCTCGGCGCAGAATGAAGGGCTGACCTTCGATTATGACCTGCCGAATGCCACCGCCTATGCCGAAACCTGTGCCGCAGTCGCGCTGGTCTTCTGGGCCAGCCGCATGCTGGGGCGCGGGCCGGACGGGCGGTTTGCCGACATCATGGAACAGGCACTTTACAACAATGCGCTGTCTGGCCTGTCACTGGACGGGACCAAATTCTTCTACGACAACCCGCTGGAAAGTCTGGGCGATCATCACCGCTGGACATGGCACCGCTGCCCCTGCTGCCCGCCCAATATCTCGCGACTGGTGGCATCGATCGGGTCATATTTCTACGGTGTTTCAGACAGTGAAATCGCGGTGCATCTATATAATTCCAGCCGCGCCGAAATCGCGCTGGCCGGGGGCAATGTGACGCTGGAGCAGGTGACAGACTATCCCAATGACGGCACCATTCTGATCAGCATGCAGACGGACCGCCCGCTTGATTTCGCGCTGTCGCTGCGCATACCCGGCTGGGCAAGGACGGCCACAGTTACGGTCAATGGCGACCCCGCAGCAACCGCGCCACGCGCAGGGTATATCCGCATACAGCGAAGATGGCAGGCGGGGGATCAGGTTGTGCTGACACTTGATCTGTCGCCGCGCAGGGTTTTCGCCCATCCGCGTGTGACCATGAATCAGGGGCGCGTCGCGCTTATGCACGGACCTTTTGCCTATTGCATTGAAGAGGCAGATAATGGCCCCGACCTGAACAGCCTGATCCTTGCCGATGACGCACCCCTGACCGCCGAACCCTCCGGCGATCTGGGCGGAATTGTCCGGCTGGGCGCGTCAGTCTTACGCGAAGGGACTGTGTCTCAGGCGTTGTATGACAGCGCACCACCCGCGCGGTCCCCTGCAACGCTGACGGCAATTCCCTATTATCTGTGGGACAATCGCGCACCGGGTGCCATGCTGACCTGGATACGACGGGAAGGATGA
- a CDS encoding carbohydrate ABC transporter permease — MAAPYTPAPTARGGRIKGHRIVFHVTAVLVALIFLAPIFWVAMASFRPTAMSLRPPLPPWPTDNFTLDNYVRLENFGQSILHYTANSAIVAIGTAVLTIAVALLAGYGFSRYRFPLKPLAFVLILSTIMIPFQSILTPLFLLLARMGLQNSHLGLILVYTTLQLPFSVFMMKNAFDAVPKEIEEAARMDGIKGMRLLWQVMVPLVVPGMVTSGLFAFLNAWNEFLAALVLLSDQDKFTLPVLMTAVRYGRYGAVDWGAVQAGVTVMMIPCLVLFLILQRSYIRGLTAGAVK, encoded by the coding sequence ATGGCCGCCCCCTATACCCCTGCGCCGACCGCGCGCGGCGGGCGCATCAAGGGACACCGCATCGTGTTCCATGTAACGGCGGTGCTGGTCGCGCTGATCTTCCTTGCGCCCATCTTCTGGGTTGCAATGGCCAGTTTCCGGCCCACGGCAATGTCGCTGCGCCCGCCCCTGCCACCATGGCCCACCGATAATTTCACGCTGGACAATTATGTCCGGCTGGAAAATTTCGGACAGTCGATCCTGCATTACACCGCCAATTCAGCGATTGTCGCGATTGGCACAGCCGTGCTGACCATCGCTGTGGCCTTGTTGGCAGGCTACGGGTTTTCGCGCTACCGCTTCCCGCTTAAACCGCTGGCTTTTGTGCTGATCCTGTCCACGATCATGATCCCGTTTCAGTCGATCCTGACGCCGCTGTTTTTGTTGCTGGCGCGGATGGGGCTGCAAAACTCGCATCTTGGGCTGATCCTTGTCTATACCACACTACAACTGCCCTTTTCTGTCTTCATGATGAAGAACGCCTTTGACGCAGTGCCCAAGGAAATCGAGGAAGCGGCCCGTATGGATGGCATCAAGGGCATGCGCCTGCTGTGGCAGGTGATGGTGCCACTGGTGGTTCCGGGCATGGTAACGTCTGGCCTGTTTGCCTTCCTGAATGCGTGGAACGAATTTCTGGCCGCCCTTGTGCTGCTGTCGGATCAGGACAAGTTCACCCTGCCGGTGCTGATGACGGCGGTGCGCTACGGGCGCTACGGCGCTGTTGACTGGGGCGCGGTGCAGGCGGGCGTGACGGTCATGATGATCCCCTGTCTTGTCCTTTTTCTTATCCTCCAACGCTCCTACATCCGTGGCCTGACGGCTGGCGCGGTGAAGTGA